The Elgaria multicarinata webbii isolate HBS135686 ecotype San Diego chromosome 7, rElgMul1.1.pri, whole genome shotgun sequence nucleotide sequence taagcccccctcccccctgcccccttacctggctctgctgccaccaccacatggactgcgacggtggcaccaggtgagcccccccccatttacctgcattcggagctccggatggaggcgaagtGCTTCTCCTCGATCCGCAGCTCAGCCGACCCAATTCgaatctgcctttggcggaggcagatcAGGTTGCTCCGCCCCAGATTCATGAtccgaatcagagcggagcacatccctactatttggAGCTGAGTAGCACCAGGCAGAGGTCATGGAggttggtctccccacactttcaaagtgcctCCTAAGAGACAAGccgggtttacctgactcctggctttggagagtggcttgcccaaaatggcaggctaggtgcctgaagaaaggatctaatagatgCCTGCACTTTTACATACACTTCCAGGGAGGGGCGAAGTTCCCTAATTTAAATATAGAGGCTCAAGTTTATCCCAGTCTCTGGTGTCTTTGTCTTTATTCCATACTTTCTTCTCTGCTTGCAAACATCGTACTGCTGAAAGATGTACATTTCCAAAGTTTATTAACACTCAAAGAAATGCATATAGAGATTGGATATGTTTCAGGAAAATATGCACCAAAACACTTTATTCAACAGGGGGAAATGAATACATTTgcgaaaaatatgcacaaaattcatgcttttgaaaaacaaacaagaaacgtATTTTTTAGGCATGTGCATGAAGGTGGGTACAGATTCGGGTACACacttaaaaagaaggaattacaCTGCAGATATAGGAGAGTATGAACTTAgcattgaaaaataaaatgttttatctGTGAGCACATGTAATACAGACAGggggacaaataaaatgaactcATTTTTTTCATGCTTGTATGAGAATTCATCcagaatttgcttttttaaatacatttagtatacaattttgcctaatatacacagaTTTGCAAGCTATATTCCTGACATAATGTCAtgttcactaatatatgcatttgtgtgcaGACAATTCCCTAATACATGTTTCTCATTTTTTTGGATGCATGCTGTGATTGGGGAACTTGTGCAATTCAGAGCAGTGTGAACTTTGGAGGATGAGTtccagtttgcatattggttcgaAAGTGAAAAATGATATTAGTTTGTGCTAAAATATGAACCGAAAAAGATCCTTGCATCCCTAAGGGAATGGCAGAGGAGGTTGAAAATTTGGCTGCTTCTGAGGATTTCTTGCCATGAAAATCCTCTGCAACTGGAGTGACGTTTGAAGAATTTGTGAGCGGGCAACACAAGACGCCCTTctattccctcccccctcaaaatGATGGTAAATCCTCTTTCATTATCCTACCCAATGGAgggctctttccttcctttcatttgctaTGAACAAGAAAAGTCTGGAGTAACTTTTAATGTAAAACTGCTGCTGCTTAGCAAACCAAGGGCCatcctagacaagggtttagcccggtgcgaggcctgggctccctgctgtgcgtgcagacgatgcacaggggatcccggggtcaggccgggctaaatcctcccttgacccaggataaccggattcgcttgtggcccggtttttccgcagccccgggctgggcccaggactgcgaaaggtctagctagttccgtggcttttcccggctgctcgcttactcacgagtagccaggagaagccgcacactgggcacagcgctgtgcccatcgggctaggggggaaatcacagacgaggggtggagggggcattggacatggcgagtgggtgagcgagcgggggggtggacaggtgagcgggggggtggacatggcgagcggggggtggacatggcgagcagggggtggacatagtgagcggggggtggacatggtgagcggggggtggacaggtgagcagggggtggacatggtgagcggggggtggacatggtgagtggggggtggacaggtgagcaggggtgtggacatggcaagtggggaggtggacgggcgagcgagggggcaagcaagcggacgggtgagcgagcgagggggcaagcAGGGGGCGAGTGGGGTGtgagtggggggcatcagacattgtgggggggaaattgggggcagggggagcggggaaccctttttttaaaaaaagacttaccttatcattggtgcactcctgtgcacatggacgctttaagttttttaaaaatggccaacgcgacagggctttcccttaccccatcgcatctcacgtgtagaaaggggtgatggcccacgctagctgcagcgtggcctcgctccttctcctcaccagattaacaggtaggtcttgcAAGGCCCCAAGAAAGAACCTCCACTCATATTGGCAGAGGAAAACGGgaaggagtctctctctctctctctctctctctctcacacacacacacacacacacacacacttctgagaTATCAGCCCAGATGTAAATTAGCAGTGTACCTGGATACAGTTCCTGGTGGTTCATGGGAAATGTAGATTTTTGCAGTTTCAATCACCTTTGGTAGAACTATTGCCCCCAAGAGCTGTGTGCATTAACCAGGTGCTACCCCTCCACACCTGGGCCTACATTCTCTGCTCCATTTGTACACATCTCTTAGTTACCATGGTTGGGATCTACCAGTATTCGGTTCTATCTGAGacaaaaaaaatataaatttatgATGGAATAATATGCAGCAAAGTAGCCTTAATTAGTCCATGAGGATCAAAGTCAGGTTTCTAATAGCTCAATGTTCAAACTATGAAAAAGATGGGCGATGCTTTTCAACCCCAGTGAAACATGCAAATTGTTCCTGAGATATAAACACTGGGGAGCAATTTGCTCTGTGTAGAGGAGATTACTGGAGCATCCATAGAAAGCAACAAATGGAATAACCCTGACTTTGAGCTAACAACTAATGGATTTCTTGGAAATAGCACCATGATGCCCCACCCTTGCTGGACAAGCATAAAGTACCTCTCTGGCATTTTCTGTGCATGCTTTCTGCGCtcaatgctggatggcaagaacTCTTGGAATCAGGGAAGAGACTATGACTGACTGAGATCCTAACGTTCTATCAGGGGACCATCTCAAGCCTGCCTACTCCCATTTGGGTTCACACAGATACGACTGGAAGAAGGTAGGAAATTCTGTGCATGAAACCTTGTGTTGATGGCAAATACTCCTCCTCTGAGACATTcacctcctcctttctcttctttCACAATCTCAGCCCTCATCCTAAGCAAAATGAGGCTGAGCCATCTCTAAATGTTAGGTGGACATCATTCAGTtcatccacccaggtctcagtaatgTATCATATGTCAGCTCTTCATCTGTGATTTCATTGTAGATGGTAGTTGCCTTATTATTACACACCGTGCTGGCATTAAACAATACACAAGGGTTTGGATCCACAATTTGACACCTTTGGAACTCCATAGCTGCTATGgacaccattcccccccccaaatggtggGGTTGTTAATAATTTAATGACCAgcgggtctagaaacaaagccctatgaggagagactgaaagaactgtgcatatTTAGCCTTGTGAatagaagactgagaggagacataatagcactcttcaagtacttgaaaggttgtcacacagaggagggccagggtgtcttctcaatcatcccagagtgcaggacacagaataatgggctcaaggtacaggaagccagattccagctggacatcagggggggtgggggaaccttcctgactgttacagcagtatgacaatggaaccaatgacctatggaggttgtgggctctcccacactagaggtcttcaagaggcagctggacagccatctgtcagggatggtctaaggtggattcctgcacttagcagggagtggactcgatggccttataggccatttccaactctactattctatgattttatgatttggAAAGACACATGGGTAGTTTGTGAGTCTATGGAGGATGGATATGGCCCAACCTGGTTCAGGTGTTGAAGATTCCCGTGCTTGGAGAAGTGGCAGTTTAGAGCAATAGCCTCAGCTGCAAAAAGAGTGAGCTCTTTTGTACTGCTGTTCCTTTGAAGAATCTGCAGTGTGGGCAGTCCTCTTTCAGAAGCATGACCTTGTACCCATGGATGCTGTAGAACCTGAGCAGCATTAAGCCTCTTTTTGGCATCACAGACTAGCAACTTTGAGATGAGATCTTTCTCATCACTGGAGATATGAGACCAGTCCATATCAGGAAACTCATACTTGCCTTCCTGGATCCTCTCAAAGAGCTTGTTCTGACAAATTTTGCAGACTTCTCCCCTGTCCCAGCTGCAATCTGTGTCACAGTTCCCAACAAAAGTTGGGAAGCCAGTTAACATGATGTACAAAATCACAACCAAGCTCCACAGGTCACAGCACTTGTCAGAGAATGTGGCTTCCTCTGTGAAGATTGCTACCACCTCAGGGACCATGTACTCCACAGAACCACATGGAGTAGTCAACTCAGGCATAGTGATCAGAGTACATGCACTGTTGACCTTGACCCCACTTACAAGATCAAAATCACAAATTCTCACTGGTGACACCTTATTGAGAGATTCACAAAATATGTTTACAGGTTTTAGGTCTCGACGAGCAATTCTTTTTGTGTGCTGGAAATCCAGGGCACAGGCAACGTCTCTCACCACCCTGCTGGCTTCTCTCTCATTAAAGAGAGCAACTggacaactgtcagggatgctttagggtggattcctgcattgagcaggggattggactcgatggccttgtaggccccttccaactctgctattctatgattctatgaaagtgcttTTGCTTCTGTATGTGGGCCAGGATAGAGCCTCCATGCAGTTTTTCGAAGACAAGGTACTATCTTGTATTATCTTCAAAAAATTCTATTAATTCCAAAATGTTCTTGTTACCCTGACACTGACACAATGTTTCCACTTCTCAGAACACCCGACTCCATGTATGCCCAGCATATTTTTCAATTATTTTAACTGCACATGGCTTCCCGTTTTGCAAGCTAATCGCTCCCTGTACCTTGGCATAGGACCCCTCACCAAGCAACTCTGCAGTGAGTTTGTACAAATCTTCAAATCTTCCAGGAAAATGGTCTGTAGCTctggttctttttttcttcttttcttttgccatTGTCTGATATGGGAAGAGGCTAGCTGCTGACCATTTCTGATTTatgctggagcagattcactgaaaAGACGGCTGGTGTAGTCTGGAACACATTTCACCCAaaaacaggcttgatgaaggaTTGCTTTGTGGCTTAATGGAGCAAGGGAAGCTCTTCAGTTCCAAAATGTTGTTATGCCTCATCCCATTAGACACCTCCATGGCTGCCAGACcacatccctccccaccccgcctcAGATGCCACTCCTACCTAGCCACAAGCTGACATGCTCTCCACCGAGGGAGGGGCCACCAAGGTGCTGAAGAGGAGTTTGGAAATCTTTCCTTTTGGGTACTCATATGATATCTCCATCCTGAATGGTGAATCTCCTCCCTTGATAGAGCAGTCCCCTTACACGCAACGTGTGTTTCACATATCCTTTGAAAGTGTTGAGGTTTCTTATCTTGGGCTTCTTCTGATGTGTATATAATTTTCACAACAATAATCTACTAACAGcaactcagtcttgtctggattgagttgcagtttattagcccacatccaatccattgttgcagccaggcctgggaccactccctctcgcaaagAGGTGTTCATCACTTCCCTGGCGCAGCCAGTTATTCCATCCCTCCTAGCTTTTATTAGCCCTGagggggcaaggatccaatacgaaGGTACTACAGGAGTGTTGCCCtctttttttatctggtcactctagctataactttgcagctttaactgttgggaggaagaagggatttcaccaggtgctgcatgcatacaaaggacacctgctgaaattcccttttctgtgcaactgttaaagatacaggagccctgttctcctttcatatggtcaccttagaacAGTATAGCTTTGTCCCCTTCTCTTCATGTTCAGTGGGACTGTCCACCACCAGAACGGAAGCCATTGGCAGAACAATGTCCCCCAGTAGCCTCCTGTATATTCCTAGTTATGCTCTGGATGGTTTAGAGACTCTTGAGAGATTTCCTGGAAAGTGCACAGGTGAAtgtagggggaggagaggaagttgAAGCTTCCAAGCCCCCCAACGTCCCATGCTGTGAATGTGCTTTATATGACAAAGAATCCAGGTTTAATCCTTGGTATCTTCAGTCCATGACTTTGGGATGAAAGGGCTGGAGGAGACCTCCTTCACCCCATGAATCTGGAGAGTGACCATAAAGCATTGCTGACAGCACCTAGCTAGACGGACCAGTGATTTGATTCAGTGTAGAGAAACACCCTGTTTTTAAATGAGTCCCCTGTGGtgtctgtggcgttacccacatttctattcccttatgtatGTCTGAAAAAGAGTGTGTGCAGAAGAGGTGGTCGCAGTGGACAAGCAGAAGGTGACCAGACCATTAACTCATTTCCAGGATAAAAGATGGAgagggacatggggtgggggcgaGTTGCAATACTGTGCAGTTTGTAGCATCATGAACATAAGGAGTAAAGGAAAGAATTCAAATAAGGCAATGATGCCCCTGTCCCAGTTTTCATTATGGTTTCTGCTATGGGACCAACTCCCAGCAGTAGGCTAGGTGTCAAGGTTaagtatttatgtatgtatgtatgtatgtatgtatgtatttatttatttattacatttctataccgcccaatagccggagctctctgggcagttcacaaaaatgaacctATAAGACACCTATAatacaatttattatttatatatttaaaatatttatttaaaacatccatAGGCTGCCTTTCTCAAACCAACATACAagaataaaacatattttaaaaaatcatgataaaacccaaaaacaaacaagcaatgaGGTAATTAAAGCAAtacaatttcaacaaaacaacaaacaccagcataagACAGAATCTACAGTGTAAGTGCTCAACACTTACATAAAGAGCTGAATTTACCATTAGATGCGTAGTTGCACAGGATTTCTAAAGAGGCTGAAAACATTTTCttctcacatgatgttgtcaaacTGATTAAGCACAGATAAATCGTGGGTGGAACCTTATGTATTTAatgcatataaggcagctgaacatcacaggaaCCCTATACATCTGGCAGTGAGTTGGATGAGGGAACTATTATTTTCCCCTCTGGACTTCATGTTCTCCCTGGCAAATGTTCCCAGTGACTACTTATTCCAACATATTATACTGcatccagggctggtgctaccatagaggccactcaggcagccgcctagagtgccaagatAACGGGGGCACTGAAAGCTGCAcccagaagccactctcccacggcagctctgagagggcggcttccaggcgtgctgttccgaagccgcccaccccagcgtcctggcttcgcttcggctgcccagccgaagtgaagccaggatgctggggcaggtgGGCGACTTTGGAATGGCACACCCAGAAGTcgctcttccagagcagcttcctgCCGGGagcaccgttctgaagctgcccgcctgccgcccccccaccccagtgtcctggctttgcagccgaagcaaagccagaacgctggggtggggcagctttggaacggcacgcccagaagtcgctctcccagaagccgcccaccccaccccagcgtcctggctttgcttcggctgggtgggtgagatggcgctcTGCGCCCAGTTACGCtggtgtgggtgaaagcagctcacgtgcctagggcgcaaaatagtctggcatcggccctgACTGCATCTCTTATTTGCCTGTCCTAATTAAAGATGAAAGCTTATATatgcaagagttgcaaaagaatgatttatATGTTTGTGGTTTTTACATATAATCTGAGGTCTTAATACATAATACtgtgctggctaaagtgaagtaacagagagcccatatgtctgccatgaagaatgccttaaatgaaatatggccttatatgttctgtatatctgtttttacttgttgtattgtattatttacttgttgtattgtattattgtattgtattattgtgttgtattgtattattgtattgtattgtattgtattgtattgtattgtattgtattgttgtattagtattgttgtattgtatcattaggggatttggagctaaaaaTGGCATCAATTTGCTGGTGACACACAGCTctttctccctgtgacaactgaatcaggcgatgttgtgcaggtcctggactggtgcctataatgggctggatgagggccaataaactgaaactaaac carries:
- the LOC134401988 gene encoding MAP kinase-interacting serine/threonine-protein kinase 1-like, which encodes MLGIHGVGCSEKWKHCVSVRVTSSILAHIQKQKHFNEREASRVVRDVACALDFQHTKRIARRDLKPVNIFCESLNKVSPVRICDFDLVSGVKVNSACTLITMPELTTPCGSVEYMVPEVVAIFTEEATFSDKCCDLWSLVVILYIMLTGFPTFVGNCDTDCSWDRGEVCKICQNKLFERIQEGKYEFPDMDWSHISSDEKDLISKLLVCDAKKRLNAAQVLQHPWVQGHASERGLPTLQILQRNSSTKELTLFAAEAIALNCHFSKHGNLQHLNQVGPYPSSIDSQTTHVSFQIIKS